One Candidatus Nitrososphaera evergladensis SR1 genomic window carries:
- a CDS encoding phage tail protein, translating to MAQFEINAQRFDPYKNFKFRIKWDGKFVAGLSMMSALTRTTTSIEHREGGDPSMSRKSPGRTSYGAITLSRGVTHDLEFEKWANKVWNFGAGLGSEVSLKDFRKDIIIEVYNEAGQLAIAYKVYRCWVSEYQALPQLDAGGNAIAIQTLKLENEGWERDESVTEPNEPKL from the coding sequence ATGGCGCAGTTTGAGATAAACGCACAGCGCTTTGACCCGTACAAGAACTTCAAGTTCCGTATCAAGTGGGACGGCAAGTTCGTCGCCGGTCTCAGCATGATGTCTGCCCTCACGCGGACGACAACGTCGATTGAGCATAGGGAAGGTGGAGATCCCAGCATGAGTCGCAAGTCGCCTGGCAGGACATCGTACGGTGCAATAACCCTCTCGCGCGGTGTCACACATGACCTCGAGTTTGAAAAGTGGGCCAACAAAGTGTGGAACTTTGGCGCAGGCCTAGGCTCCGAGGTCTCCCTCAAGGATTTCCGAAAAGATATCATCATTGAGGTGTACAACGAGGCTGGTCAGCTTGCCATTGCATACAAGGTGTATAGGTGCTGGGTTTCAGAATATCAGGCCCTGCCACAACTGGATGCGGGAGGCAACGCGATAGCCATACAGACTCTAAAACTTGAAAATGAGGGATGGGAGAGAGACGAAAGCGTGACAGAGCCAAACGAGCCGAAGCTGTGA
- a CDS encoding DUF4255 domain-containing protein encodes MSVNQYEIVAVTAAFWYILELDGDPKLKVTLKSPDGKEDGNTSRNWVNVFLYRVSENPGYYGSDLPTRNDRRELVHRPELWLDLHYLVTAYGEKDDDMQAQIAMAIAARKLHERQLLLRQDLETILTTSEVKAKFPGIDQFVLPDQVRHTTITRENLSLEDLTKLWSSFFKTSPYHLSAGYKATTVLLQGRTGEQRTPSPVRDRNVYVIAARSPEIAYIQPQIVEYAANGMEVDIIGQNLRADDVRLDYGRGVTKQEEETLNREKLEDLRFDRMEKLDLDLVRGERITLQIPNPSQSPIFSTAGVKKLKVVHPLNLGTPRKPHRGPESNTAVFAVAPKITVAKLDAPNNQRLVVEFEPPAKKEQKVTVILGSLAPIEVKLNNDASKVEVDLPPAIKKGTYPVRLQIDRAESQPGTDPPNNSEYGRPTVDIT; translated from the coding sequence ATGAGCGTCAACCAGTACGAGATTGTTGCAGTTACCGCGGCTTTCTGGTATATTCTGGAGCTGGACGGGGACCCGAAGCTAAAAGTGACATTAAAGTCTCCAGACGGCAAAGAGGATGGAAACACCAGCCGTAACTGGGTCAACGTGTTTCTCTACCGGGTTTCTGAAAACCCCGGCTATTACGGCTCCGACCTTCCAACGCGCAACGACCGGCGAGAACTTGTGCACCGGCCCGAGCTCTGGCTTGACCTTCACTACCTTGTTACCGCCTACGGGGAGAAAGATGATGATATGCAGGCGCAGATCGCTATGGCAATAGCCGCAAGAAAACTCCACGAAAGGCAGCTTCTACTTCGCCAAGACCTAGAAACCATACTGACAACTTCTGAAGTCAAGGCCAAGTTTCCTGGAATAGACCAGTTCGTGCTTCCTGACCAAGTTAGACACACCACAATAACTCGGGAGAACCTGTCCCTTGAAGACCTAACAAAGCTCTGGTCGTCCTTTTTCAAGACCAGTCCTTACCATCTCTCCGCCGGATACAAGGCCACGACGGTGCTCCTTCAGGGCAGGACTGGCGAGCAGAGGACCCCGTCACCTGTACGCGACCGCAACGTCTACGTCATCGCCGCCAGAAGCCCAGAGATAGCGTACATACAGCCACAGATAGTTGAATATGCGGCAAACGGAATGGAGGTCGACATAATCGGCCAAAACCTGCGGGCGGACGATGTGCGGCTCGACTATGGCCGCGGCGTTACAAAGCAGGAGGAGGAAACTCTGAACCGGGAGAAACTCGAAGACCTGCGGTTTGACCGAATGGAGAAGCTGGATCTTGACCTTGTAAGGGGAGAAAGGATAACACTCCAGATACCGAATCCTTCCCAATCGCCGATCTTTTCCACCGCAGGAGTGAAGAAGTTGAAGGTTGTCCACCCGCTGAACCTGGGAACGCCGAGAAAACCTCACCGGGGGCCAGAGTCCAACACCGCCGTCTTTGCGGTTGCCCCAAAAATAACAGTTGCCAAGCTTGACGCTCCAAATAACCAGAGGCTCGTGGTAGAATTCGAACCCCCTGCAAAGAAGGAGCAAAAGGTCACCGTGATACTGGGCTCGCTGGCTCCAATAGAAGTCAAGCTAAACAATGATGCCAGTAAGGTCGAAGTGGACCTGCCGCCGGCAATAAAGAAGGGGACATATCCTGTGAGGCTGCAAATAGACAGGGCAGAAAGCCAGCCTGGTACGGACCCGCCAAACAACAGCGAATACGGCCGTCCAACGGTGGATATTACATGA
- a CDS encoding ATP-binding protein — protein MTQEWASKNQKYMVSFIDYVKELLRNSTTQSGASSTPPQGPVWDAEANAPVHTASMPAIEQLSAAFGLSEFEKSLLVLCSAVELDSEVPKLCAKVNGNPDATFATFSLALSVLPDAHWSALVPTSPLRRFRLIELYGQGPVTGCQLRIDERVLHYLVGISYLDKSVHGLFEPVATADAAGESQRAIALSIVNAWKYAEMTGGQPLGIIQLVGPDEASKKQVAGQACGQLGLNLWQIAGDLLPSKADELEALTQLWIRESVLLRASLYICAHDVEQSAAQKLVTRFAGRLSGLSFLSRRDASPADTLPALSFNVSKPTKAEQRAIWQGLLLKDVSSEKAELCNQAIVRAVNQFNLNIESIQSAAYEAHLSISGGEQPASAIWHACQKVALPRLPDLAQRIVPHVTLEDIVLPDREKDLLGSIVATVRQRYKVYEEWGFGMREGRGLGIAALFAGDSGTGKTMSAEAIAGELGLDLYRIDLSMVVSKYIGETEKNLRRVFDAAEDGGAILFFDEADALFGKRSEVKDSHDRYANIEVGYLLQRIETYRGLAILTTNMKGALDSAFVRRIKFLVNFPFPDERSRKEIWKKIMPKAALGNKPLDYDLLARLDVTGGGIYNIALTAAFLAADEETQVEMRHVMKAAKQEYDKMERPMPEIGWSKS, from the coding sequence ATGACCCAAGAGTGGGCAAGCAAGAATCAGAAATACATGGTCAGTTTCATCGACTATGTCAAGGAACTATTGCGCAACAGTACTACCCAGTCTGGAGCCTCGTCGACGCCTCCTCAGGGTCCTGTCTGGGATGCCGAGGCAAATGCCCCCGTTCATACCGCATCGATGCCTGCGATTGAACAACTCTCTGCCGCATTTGGCCTCTCGGAATTTGAAAAGTCTCTCTTGGTGCTCTGCTCGGCCGTGGAACTTGATTCTGAAGTGCCAAAGCTGTGCGCCAAGGTCAATGGAAATCCTGACGCCACTTTTGCTACGTTCTCGCTTGCGCTTTCTGTGCTTCCTGACGCACACTGGAGCGCGCTCGTACCCACCTCGCCTCTGCGCAGGTTCCGGCTCATCGAGCTTTACGGGCAGGGGCCAGTGACAGGCTGTCAGCTGAGAATAGACGAAAGGGTGCTGCACTACCTCGTGGGTATATCGTACCTCGACAAGTCCGTTCACGGGCTTTTCGAGCCGGTAGCTACGGCCGATGCCGCAGGCGAGTCACAAAGAGCCATCGCACTGTCCATAGTCAATGCATGGAAATATGCCGAGATGACCGGCGGACAACCTTTGGGCATCATACAACTCGTGGGGCCAGACGAAGCAAGCAAAAAGCAGGTGGCAGGCCAGGCCTGCGGCCAACTTGGGCTGAACTTGTGGCAAATAGCCGGCGATCTCTTGCCCTCCAAGGCAGACGAACTTGAAGCGCTGACCCAGCTGTGGATACGAGAATCAGTGCTTCTTCGTGCCTCTCTCTACATTTGTGCACATGATGTGGAGCAGTCTGCAGCACAGAAACTGGTGACTAGGTTTGCTGGTCGCTTATCCGGACTGTCGTTTCTTTCGCGCCGTGACGCCTCGCCGGCAGACACCCTGCCAGCACTATCCTTCAATGTCTCCAAGCCCACAAAGGCCGAGCAGCGCGCCATCTGGCAAGGCCTGCTTTTGAAAGATGTGTCTTCAGAGAAAGCAGAGTTGTGCAATCAGGCTATTGTGCGCGCCGTAAATCAGTTCAACCTCAATATCGAGTCGATCCAGTCTGCAGCATACGAAGCCCATCTGTCGATAAGCGGAGGGGAGCAGCCGGCTAGTGCCATCTGGCATGCCTGCCAGAAGGTTGCCCTGCCCAGGCTGCCTGACCTTGCCCAGAGGATAGTGCCGCATGTCACTCTGGAAGACATTGTCCTTCCAGACAGGGAAAAAGACCTCCTTGGCTCTATCGTTGCGACTGTCAGGCAGAGGTACAAGGTGTACGAGGAGTGGGGATTTGGAATGCGAGAGGGGAGGGGACTGGGAATAGCCGCACTCTTTGCCGGCGACAGCGGCACTGGCAAGACCATGTCAGCCGAGGCCATAGCCGGCGAACTTGGCCTTGACCTCTATAGGATCGATCTTTCGATGGTGGTAAGCAAATACATAGGCGAGACCGAAAAGAACCTCCGGCGTGTGTTCGACGCTGCGGAGGACGGGGGCGCAATCCTGTTTTTTGATGAGGCCGACGCGCTGTTTGGAAAGCGAAGCGAGGTCAAGGACAGCCACGATCGCTACGCAAATATCGAAGTGGGATACCTACTGCAGCGAATAGAGACGTACCGCGGCCTTGCCATTCTGACCACGAACATGAAGGGCGCCCTTGACAGCGCCTTTGTGCGGCGCATCAAATTTCTGGTAAACTTTCCTTTTCCTGACGAGCGGAGCAGAAAAGAGATATGGAAAAAAATCATGCCCAAGGCAGCCCTTGGCAATAAGCCACTGGATTACGACCTTCTTGCCCGGCTCGATGTAACCGGCGGCGGCATATACAACATCGCTCTGACTGCGGCGTTTCTGGCCGCAGACGAGGAGACGCAGGTGGAGATGCGACACGTGATGAAGGCGGCAAAGCAAGAGTATGACAAGATGGAAAGGCCGATGCCAGAGATAGGGTGGTCCAAAAGTTGA
- a CDS encoding phage baseplate assembly protein V produces the protein MIEGRKRVYGKFRGKVADNADPKLKGRIRVKLTTSIYGDEMSGWAEPSLPYCAPDAGFFFVPPVDANVWVEFEEGDPDKPIWTGCFWNPDESPVNGLASAQEAHKIKMIKTESGTIKIDDREGQDIITIETASGLKIVMNSEWIELSNNAAKIKMTSSSVSVNDGALEVT, from the coding sequence ATGATAGAAGGCAGGAAACGCGTCTATGGCAAGTTCAGAGGCAAGGTAGCCGACAATGCCGATCCAAAGCTCAAGGGCAGGATCCGAGTCAAGCTAACCACGTCGATATACGGAGACGAGATGAGCGGATGGGCCGAGCCCAGCTTGCCGTACTGTGCCCCAGACGCAGGCTTCTTTTTTGTGCCTCCTGTAGACGCCAACGTATGGGTAGAATTCGAGGAAGGTGACCCCGACAAGCCGATTTGGACGGGCTGTTTCTGGAATCCGGACGAATCTCCTGTTAATGGCCTTGCCAGCGCGCAAGAGGCCCACAAGATAAAGATGATAAAGACAGAGTCTGGCACCATCAAGATTGACGACAGAGAGGGCCAAGACATCATTACCATAGAAACGGCGTCGGGCCTCAAGATAGTCATGAACTCTGAATGGATAGAGCTTTCTAACAATGCGGCAAAAATAAAGATGACATCCTCCAGCGTGTCGGTCAACGATGGCGCGCTGGAAGTAACATAG